The nucleotide window TGGTGTATACAACCATGCATTTTCTTCCTTCACTGGCCAAAGGACTTAGGTTATCAGGGGTAGTCCTTATCCACATATTGCCATATAAAGTTGCTTAAAGAACTAAGGGGTCATAAGTTACGTCGTTTAAATAATCAGCTTCGCCAGCTAAAACTTGCTTTACTAAATCCTGATAGATGCCTTCATAGTCTATCTTGTGCCGCCCATAAGACCTTCGTTTGGGTTTACGGTGCAGGCTTTGGACGAAGAAGGTAAAGGGCTCATATAGACAGGTGCGGATTAAACGTTTAATAGTGAGCAATGGTCCTTGATAGCCGGCCTTTAATTGCAGCATAACCATCAGGCAGTAGGTTATTAGCGCTATGAAGAGCTGGTTTTCTACAGCCTGTTCGCTTTTACCATAAAAATGTTTCACCTGCAGGTGTTGTTTCATCCATTTGAAGAAGAGTTCTATCTGCCAGCGCTTACGATAAATCTCGCTTAATTCTTCCGCCGGTAACTCGAAATCATTGGTGACTATAATTACCGGTTGCCCTTGGGTATCTTCGGTTGTTATCAGCCGTAAAGGGTGCTTCATTTTGGTAACTCCATCTTTGCCAAGGTAAACAAGCTGTTCCTTTTTAACCTTGCTGTCAGGGTTTACCGGCAACTCGGCGATTATTTCTACCAGAGCATTACCCTTTAAGCGGCTGGCAAAGCGGACGCCTTCTTCACAGTATCTGTCAAACTTCTTGTAATCGACATAGCCGCGGTCAAAGACGTTTAAGGCTTCTTCTTCCTCTACTACGAGGGTATCCATCTGGGTTTTATCTGCCTTCCGGGCCGGGGTGACAATTGCTTTATCAGGTAGAACCTCTTCTTCACAGAACTTTAAGCGCAGGTGGAGTTTTATCCCGCTTTTAGTCCTACGAAACTCGGCCCAGAGGTACTGGGTAAAACAGAGACTAATGATAGTGGAATCGATGAGGTAAATACGTCCTGCGGTATTTCTTAAGTTTTCAAAGCCGATTTCCCGGCCTATCCGGGTGGTGAGATGGCTGAATAATAGCCGGATGAATTGCGGCGATAAATCCCTTAAACGGCGCGCTATCTGGGAGAAACTGATACTCTCTAAATTGATAGCCAGGCTAAATTGCGGGTCATTGAAGCTATTGCTGATATCCCGCAAGCCATTAAGTTGTTCCAGCTGAGCGAAGGCTATTAGTTTAATGAGTTGAAGGGAATTTAGCTTCTTAGCGTACTTATCGACCCCCATACCGGCGGTTAACTGCCAAAAATAGTCGTTAGAAACTGGAGCAAACAGTTGATGAAATGTGGATAATGTGGTATCCTTACCTTGCATTTGGGCCTCCTTATGTTAGAGGTTGGGGCAAGGACTACCCTCAATCTCTAGTATAAGGAGTTTTTTCTTGCAAGGCTAGGTTATTTCAGGAATTTGGCTGTTTTTTGGGCGTTATTTCCCTTGACAAGTTTATTTTTTCTTTATGCAACGCTAGTGATATTTAACAGGCACAAAACGGGTGCCGGAAGAGCTTAAGGCCCTGGACTTCATCTGGCTGGCCGGCAGAGAAGCCCTGTTAAAAGCCGTAGAGAAGGTTCGACCGGAAGGGCAGGCCTGCGGGTTTTATGGCCCCAGGGGTTAGCGTGTAACTTCCTCCGCCTCCCTGATCCTTTCAAGGGGTGAAGGATGGGAGGCGGTGAGCCATGTTATAAAGGGCGGCGGGGCAATATCACTCAAGTTTTTCCGCGCCAAATCGATGTGAAGCCTGATCATGGCGTCGGGGTTACCGGTAAGCTGGAGGGCCACTCGGTCTGCTTCCCTTTCGTAGTGACGGGAAATTGCGTTTTGCAACGGCTGACCTAGAAAAGAAACCAGCTGAAGAAAAAGGAGCGTGGCAACCAGCAGGTGGGGCGGATATGGACCCGGTCTTGCTATTTCGTAAGTAAAGGTTATTTTTAGCACGGCGTATAACATTCCCAAAAGTAAAAAGTTAGCCCCCACACTCCACAGTAAACTGCGGAAGATATGGCCGCGCTGCCAGTGGGCCATCTCGTGGGCGATTACGGCTTCGACTTCTTCTAAGGGGTAATTCTTCAGTAAATTATCATAAAGGACGATTCTTTTGGTGCTCCCCAAACCTGTAAAATAGGCGTTGGCTTTAGTTGTACGTCTGCTGGCGTCCATCACCAGTATTTCCTTGATCTTTAGCCCGGCGCGTTCGGCTAGCCGGTCCACCGTCGTTTTAACCGGCCCTTCTTCGATTGGCTGGAAACGGTTAAAAAGGGGTGCGACGAGTAGCGGCCAAAGGAATGTCGATATAAAAAGCCAGCCTGATAAAAAAAGGGCGGCGACCGCCCACCAGGTGTGGGGCCAGCGCCCGCTGGACCAGAAAAGGAGGGTTACTCCTATTCCCGCAAGGACCAGTTCCAAAACGCCGCCCTTTAAATAATCCATCCACCATGAACCGAGATTCTGGGTAGAGAAACCCCATTGATGTTGTACGATAAAGCCACCATAAAAGTTAAAAGGTAAAGCAACGACTTTTAACAGGATCCAGATTAAAATGAAATATATTATCAGAGCCGGATAATATCGCCCTCCGGTGATGCGTAAAACCGTATCCGACCATGCCATGGCCCTGGTACTGGCCACCAGCCAAACAAGGCAGACAACTTGAGCCAGGAAAGCCATGACGCCGAGCAGGCGCATTATCTGCTGGTAATGGCGGGCCCTTTCTATTTCGGACGGAGTAAAATACTGCCCGGCAACTGAAGGCACTTTTCCTGGAAAAAGGGTATAAAAGATAAAGGCCAGGCTTACTATGCCTGCCGTTATTAAGAGAATGGACCACACTAATCCGGCCTTCGACGTCATCAAGCCGCCCCCTTTTTTTCTGCCTTTAAGGCTATTTTATTCATCCTCTACAACTCTATTCTTTAAAGACAGGCAGCGACACTTTAAGACGCCTTTTCATAGGTAAAGGCCGGCATCAGTGTTTTAAGAATCATTGCATTGGCGCGGGAGTTTTTGCGGACGGCTTTCTGGGTTGATGGCAATAAAATACTCACGGGACTAAAATAAGGTTCACCACAGATGTCGGCACCTATTACATTTTTTTGTCGCACAATTTCCCTTAGCGCAGACAATAATTCTTGGAGTGTCAAGGCCCCCTGGTCCCAGTTAGTAATTACCTCCTCCGGGCTTAAAACATCTTTATCGATGCTTATATAAACGTTTGGCGGAACTTCTTTTAATGCGCGGACAAGGGTTGTATGATAGGCCTTAGGAAGAAAAATTAATTTAGTTAAATATTGAGGGGGGATTTTTTCCCCGGCAGGTAACGCACGAGGACCGATTAACAAGGCCTTTTTTAAAGCTGGCAACTCTATTGCCCGCCTGAGCCAGGAAGCGCAGGAAAGAGCGACGCCCCGGGGCAGCGGCTGCAGATCCGCATGGTTATCAAATAAAATTAACGCAAAAGGTGTCTTAACGTAAGAGGCAAGGAGATAAGAAACATAATGAAAATCACCGCTGCCTATCAAAGTAATGCCTATTTTTGTCTTTTTTAATCTGGCGGCGATCTCTCGCAGGGCATCCCGGCTGCAGTAAAGCCGCGTACCCGGTATGTCTCCCATTTCCACTACCTTATAAGGAAAGCGTCGTAGTTCTTCCTGACAGGTTAAAGTATTATCAAAATTAAGCAAGGTAATAACCATCGGTTATCACCCCTGCTTTTTAATTATCCCTCTGATGATTAATGCAAATTTAACTTACGCAATTGGTTTAACAAAGGAATACCGATTAGGAGGACGGCGATGGCTTCCCCGATGGAAACGGCGGCTATGGAAATGAATAAGCCTACATGCAACAGGTAAGAAAGATAGCCGCCAACTATAAGACCGTTTAAAACAACAGGTGATAGGTAGGCAAGTTTGCTCCGGCGCCAGATATAGGTCAACCATGCTGCCGCCAGGGTGGTCAAGCTGCCCAGGATGATGTCGATGGGGCCGAGACCGCCGTAAATATTGCTAATCAAGCATCCAAGGAAAAGCCCGGGAATGGCTTCCGGATAAAGAATCGGTAAAAGGGTCAATGCCTCGGCTACCCGTACCTGAAGATATCCAAAGCTAATGGGTTTAAGGATAATAGTAATTACGGCATATAAGGCGGCGATAACGGCACCTCTCGCAATCCTCCTGGCGGTGGACACTTACCTACTCCCTTTCTTCTTTAATTATACAATATCCACATAGGCAGGCAAGCCGTTGTGATATGGTATGGCAACTTCTCCCTGAATTAAAGGACGGGCGTAGTTAATGAAGGCTTGTGTAACATCGTTTCCTGCCTCGTTTATCCAGCTTCGGGGCATCTTTTTTTCACGGTTGGCCACCTCATTAAGTGCCACCAGTTCATACGTACAGGAGTATTCTTCTGCCCCTTCCAGGCGCCTTATGGCGACCATGCAGCCGGTCCTGTCCTTTTGGGCTTCTTCAACGGCAACCCTGCCGACGTGATAGGCTTCTTCGGCGTCGGTACGGGAGGCCAAGTGCATGGCGCTGCGCTGGCAGGTGGCCGGGAGAACGAAACGTCCCTTAAGGCTCAATTCACTTTCGATTAGATTGACAAGATACTGTCCCACGCCTCCCAGGCGTTGGTGCCCGAAGACGTCGACGGTAGTGGTATCGTTAAATATATAGTTTCCATTTTTATCTACCAGGCCCTCGGAAACAACCACCAGCACCGTTCCATACCGCCGATAGGCTTCTTCTACATCGTTAAGGAAATTAGCTGTATCAAAGGGCACTTCCGGTAAATAAATCAGATGGGGGACATCTTCCTGGCGACGGCGGGCAAGGGCCGCTGCCGCAGCCAGCCAGCCGGCATTGCGCCCCATTGCTTCCACAATAACCACCTTAGTAGAGGTAACAATGCATTTAAGATCAATTCCCATCTCCATGACAATGGTGGCCAAATATTTGGCCGCACTGCCGTATCCGGGTGTATGATCGGTCAAGGGAAGGTCATTGTCAATGGTTTTGGGGATGCCTATGACCCGAAGATCATAGCCTTCTTCCAGGGCCAATTTGTTTACCTTATAAGCAGTGTCCATGGAATCATTGCCGCCGATGTAAAAAAAATAGCGGATATTGTATTTACGAAATACATTCAGGAGCTTCTCAAAGTCTTCTTGCTTTTTTAACTGGTAACGGCAGGAGCCAAGGGCCGCCCCGGGAGTAAATTTTAGCCCTTTAATGGTAGAAGGGCTTTGTCGACGCAGATCAATGAAATTCTCGGCTAAAATACCCATAATGCCGTTGCGGGCGCCGTATATTTCTCCGATAGCTTCACTCCGATACGCTGCTTCGACGGCTCCAAGAAGGCTGTTATTAATTACGGCCGTAGGCCCGCCGGATTGGGCTATGACACAGTTCCCTTTTAACAAAGGGATTTTCCTCCTCTCCCAGGTAAAAATTATTTAAAGCTGCCCACACTTTATATATTATAATGCCGTTCTACCGATCTGACTATAGGCAGTAGCAACATAGACGCCTAACGAATAAGCTAAATTAGACCAAAGGCTTTTGGAGGTGAAACTGATGGTTGAAGAAGGCGGCAATGTTTTTGGCCCGAAAAAAAGCCCGCAAGAAAGTAATCTCGGTTTTAACTTTCCCGGTGGAAATGTGGCTTTTATCTTGTTCCTAATTTTAATTCTTCTAGTTTTCGGCGACAATTAATCAACACAAGTTAAAGCGCCCCTTCGAGGGGCATTTTTGTTAAATATTAGGATCCAAAGTTTCCACTGGTACACCGGCGACCGTTTCCAGGACGCTATAATGTCGGCCTGTTAAATCATTACCAAAGAAATCAAAGGATATGCCTGGAAGGATAATTAAATCTAACGGTCTAAAATTTACAGCAGACCACTGCCGCCAAGCGGCAATATAGTCTTCCGTGGTAAGCAAACCGGCGCAGGCTATATTCCCGCCAAAGAAAATGTTTTTTACCTTTACTATTTCCCATTCTCCAGGCAGTAAAGATATTCCTCCCTTAACAGCTTCATAGGCAAGCTCAGAAGTCATAACGAGGATGTGCCCGGCACGGTGACGTCGCTGCTTTTCATTTAATATATCAAGAACATCGGGATCGAGATCCCAGGTAAAGGTAAGGCCGCTGCCGTCCTTTGGTACCTTTAAATTAAGGGCGATAGCCATCTGGCCCTGCTTTTTAAATACCACTATCCGGCGGTTTCCTTCCCGGGATACCATACGGTGGGCTTCTACCCGTGAACGGGGTTGTCGGCCATCAACTTCTAAGATAACGTCGCCCCTTTTAAGGCCAGCCCGGTGGGCAGGTGAAGCCGGTATCACGCCCTCCACAACCGGAGACAGGTCTTTGGGTTCAGGGGGTTCCAGGAGCAGGGGTACTTCCGTTTGTCCTCGCAGGTACTCAAGTTCCCTTTCCATTTGCTCCCGGAAATACGGGGGTACTTGCATTTCCGGCTGAGTCAATCGGGTGTAGCCTGGTAGAAAAATGCGGATGGTTCTGGCTCCGGAACGGGCAAGATATAATATCGTCTTTCGGAAATCTTGCCAGCCTGTGATCCACGGCATGGCCACCAGGCTCCCATGGTAAGGAATGCCGGCCTCCCTTAAAACTAAAGGAGCGGCTATCGCCGTTATTGCTTCTTTATCCCCCATGAGTTTGCGACGACCTATCGGGCTTGCGCTGTTAAGAGAAAGATTAATTTCTAACGGGCCCAATTGGGCCATAACCCCGGCTACTTTTGCCGTCAAAAACGTTCCGTTGGTTGTAATCTCCAGAGGGGTCGAAGGGAAACGTCGACGCACCCTGGTCAGGATTTCCAGAAACTCTGGATGGGTCATGGGTTCTCCTTCAATAAGACGGGTGGCCGACTCGCCGATGACAATTTTCCGTTCACCATCAAGGAAGTCTAAAAGGGTGTCAACCTCGTCAAGTTTTAGTGGCGGTAGAAACCATGTTTCTACCCCGGGTGGATTCTGCCGGTGGCTGCAGAAAAGACATCGCAAATTACACCGGGAGGTCAAAGGCAAAATATTATACCTCGAACTTGTCAGAACCGCCAACTGGATAACATTAATAGGCATTATTTGCAGATAAAGAACGCTCCTTTAGCGCAAGAAAATTCCTCCCAGAACCAGGGAAGCTATTACCCCAAGGAGGGGACTTAAATTAAGGTAATAAACTATTATAAAATATACCGCCGCAATGGCGAAGGGCAACCAACTTAAAGGACCGGTCTCTTTAGGCACGAAGGCGTATTTAGCAAATTCCATGGCTAGCATGGCCAGCATGACGAAAACCACGGGGCGGATACCGGCAATCATTCCTTTAATAGTTGGGCTGTCTTTAAATTTATCTAGGAAGGCGAAGAATATCACCATGATAATAAATACCGGAAAGGTTACCGCTACCAGGGAAACTAAAGCGCCTAACCATCCTGCCACCTTATAACCGATATACATCGTTAATTTGGTGGCAATCGGGCCTGGAAGGGCGTTGCCGAAAGCCAGAGCCTGGCCGAATTCTTCCGGGGTCACCCAGTGATAGACATTTACCGCCTCATGTTCATAGAGGGGAACGATCGCCGGTCCTCCGCCGTAGCCGAGGAGTGTGGCCCGGCCGAAACCGATAAAAAGATCCAGCAACGTTTTCAGCATATATACTCCCTTCTTCGGACTAATCTTGTCGATTTGGATCGAAATAAATACATTTATATTTCTACTCGCTTTACAAATCTCCTTTTTATTTTTTGGTTTTATCTAAATACCAAACTTTACCCCCAATAAAAAATGAGGTTCTTGTAATAATCTTACAAGAACCTCATTTTTTTGGTGCGGCAGAAGGGATTTGAACCCCCACCCTGTAGACCAGGACTAGAACCTGAATCTAGCGCGTCTGCCAATTCCGCCACTGCCGCACGTTTTCGCTCCTCTTCGGAGCAAGTTTAATTATAGCAGCCTGCCGACTACCTGTCAAGGGTCCCAACGTAAAGTAACCTGATCTCCTGCGGCCAGAGGAGTTGTAAATTCAGCCGGACGGCCGTTAACCTCCATAACGAGTCTTTTCCGGCCCGGTGGCGGTGTTGAGGGGAAATCCAGGTAGTTAAAAATATCGGCAAATAACACATCGTCTGCCTGGACTTTGAGGGTGAGCGGGCGGCCGTTTAAGATGATAGTTATAACCTGACCGGCAGCCTCTACCCCTGTGACCAGGTTGTCGCCATCTTTGATGGGAGCTTCGGGCCGGACCGGCTGGCCGTTTAAAAGAATAGTACCTTCCAGGGGCTCCCCCAATCTGGTCAGCACATGGGCCACCGTATCTAAGGGTTCATAGGTTATGCGGGCTTTATCTTCCAGGGGAGTATTGTAATCCACCTGGTTGTCGTTCATTATAATTAGAGGTTCCAGGGTGACCTGGCGCCCGTTAAATGTTATGGTTATGGGAGCAAGTTCCGGCACCAGGTCGCCTACAGTTCCGCAGGCGTCGGCACCATCCCGGCCCGGGATCACCTGGATTTCATCTCCGGGTCTTACGGTAGCATCCAGGGTGGCAGGAGAATTATTTATCAGGACGGTTCCCGGCTGCCCGGGTTGACCCCGGAGAAAGGTTAGACGCCCGTTGACCTCCACACCTAGGCCTTTGCCCGGCCGGCCATAAAGGGTTCGTGCCGGGATGCCGGCCGCCAGCAGGGCCTGGGTCACAGTCACCTGCTGCCCGGCCAGGAAATGTACCGGCCGGCCGTTGACAATAACCCGGGCCAGTCCCAGGCCTTCCTGCTTTAAAGCTGTAATGGCAATTCCAATGGGGGTAATGGCCTGGGGGCCCTGCAAATTTTTCGCCCCGCTGATGCCATTTAAAACTTCCCGGCCGCGCACGGCCACCCTGTCCGGCGGTATCTCCAGCTGGCCGGCCAGGGCCTCAGGGAGTCCCGGCGTGAGGCTACCGCCCCCTACCAGCAAGACGGCCTGGGGGGCGCGGCCGTTGAGCAGGATAATCTGGTTGGCAATCTGCCGGGCCAGCTCGACTACCGCCGGTTTAATAACTTCTACAATGGCAGTTGCCGGCAGGGTGCGTTTTTGCCCGACAATATCGGTAAACGTTATACTGTCATTTTTTAATAACTGGCGCTTGACTGCTTCAGCTGTATGAAAGTCCAAAAGGAGGGCCTCTGCCAGGGCTTCGGTGATTTCATCCCCGGCTGAGGGTACCATAGCATAACCTGTAATGGTACCCTGGCCGGTAATGGCTATGTCGGAAGTGCCGGCGCCGATATCTACCAGGACCAGGTTTAATCCCCGCATGGCTGCCGGCACGGCTACGGCGCTGGCGGCAATGGGTTCCAGGGTAAGGGAAGCCATAGAGAGGCCAGCCCTTTGCAGGGAGGCTACCAGGGAATCCACCACTACCCTGGGCAAAAAAGTAGCTATAACTTCCGTGGCGATGCGCCGCCCTCGCTGGCCAACTAGGTTGCCGATGGGATGGCCGTCGAGACTGTAACCCACCACACTGTAACCGACACAATGGTAAGCCGCCTGGTTTTCGCCCGCCGTCAGGAGACGTTTTTCGGCTTCCTGGATGGCTGCGGCCTCCAATGCCAGCACATCCTGGCTGCTGATTTCCGTTGCCGGCGATATTTCTTCCCCGGCGGTGGCCCGCTCGGTTTTTAGAGCCCGGCCGGCAGCGGCTACCGCAGCTTCTTTTAAAGGCATACGTAACTTTTTTTCCAGTTGCTCTTTCACCGCCTGGATGGCCAGGGCTACCTGGGGAATATCATGGATCTGGCCGTCCAGCATGGCGCGCTGCTGGTGTTCAACTATTGCT belongs to Moorella humiferrea and includes:
- a CDS encoding IS4 family transposase; the encoded protein is MQGKDTTLSTFHQLFAPVSNDYFWQLTAGMGVDKYAKKLNSLQLIKLIAFAQLEQLNGLRDISNSFNDPQFSLAINLESISFSQIARRLRDLSPQFIRLLFSHLTTRIGREIGFENLRNTAGRIYLIDSTIISLCFTQYLWAEFRRTKSGIKLHLRLKFCEEEVLPDKAIVTPARKADKTQMDTLVVEEEEALNVFDRGYVDYKKFDRYCEEGVRFASRLKGNALVEIIAELPVNPDSKVKKEQLVYLGKDGVTKMKHPLRLITTEDTQGQPVIIVTNDFELPAEELSEIYRKRWQIELFFKWMKQHLQVKHFYGKSEQAVENQLFIALITYCLMVMLQLKAGYQGPLLTIKRLIRTCLYEPFTFFVQSLHRKPKRRSYGRHKIDYEGIYQDLVKQVLAGEADYLNDVTYDPLVL
- a CDS encoding M48 family metallopeptidase, yielding MTSKAGLVWSILLITAGIVSLAFIFYTLFPGKVPSVAGQYFTPSEIERARHYQQIMRLLGVMAFLAQVVCLVWLVASTRAMAWSDTVLRITGGRYYPALIIYFILIWILLKVVALPFNFYGGFIVQHQWGFSTQNLGSWWMDYLKGGVLELVLAGIGVTLLFWSSGRWPHTWWAVAALFLSGWLFISTFLWPLLVAPLFNRFQPIEEGPVKTTVDRLAERAGLKIKEILVMDASRRTTKANAYFTGLGSTKRIVLYDNLLKNYPLEEVEAVIAHEMAHWQRGHIFRSLLWSVGANFLLLGMLYAVLKITFTYEIARPGPYPPHLLVATLLFLQLVSFLGQPLQNAISRHYEREADRVALQLTGNPDAMIRLHIDLARKNLSDIAPPPFITWLTASHPSPLERIREAEEVTR
- a CDS encoding arginase family protein is translated as MVITLLNFDNTLTCQEELRRFPYKVVEMGDIPGTRLYCSRDALREIAARLKKTKIGITLIGSGDFHYVSYLLASYVKTPFALILFDNHADLQPLPRGVALSCASWLRRAIELPALKKALLIGPRALPAGEKIPPQYLTKLIFLPKAYHTTLVRALKEVPPNVYISIDKDVLSPEEVITNWDQGALTLQELLSALREIVRQKNVIGADICGEPYFSPVSILLPSTQKAVRKNSRANAMILKTLMPAFTYEKAS
- a CDS encoding QueT transporter family protein; the protein is MSTARRIARGAVIAALYAVITIILKPISFGYLQVRVAEALTLLPILYPEAIPGLFLGCLISNIYGGLGPIDIILGSLTTLAAAWLTYIWRRSKLAYLSPVVLNGLIVGGYLSYLLHVGLFISIAAVSIGEAIAVLLIGIPLLNQLRKLNLH
- a CDS encoding 6-phosphofructokinase, giving the protein MLKGNCVIAQSGGPTAVINNSLLGAVEAAYRSEAIGEIYGARNGIMGILAENFIDLRRQSPSTIKGLKFTPGAALGSCRYQLKKQEDFEKLLNVFRKYNIRYFFYIGGNDSMDTAYKVNKLALEEGYDLRVIGIPKTIDNDLPLTDHTPGYGSAAKYLATIVMEMGIDLKCIVTSTKVVIVEAMGRNAGWLAAAAALARRRQEDVPHLIYLPEVPFDTANFLNDVEEAYRRYGTVLVVVSEGLVDKNGNYIFNDTTTVDVFGHQRLGGVGQYLVNLIESELSLKGRFVLPATCQRSAMHLASRTDAEEAYHVGRVAVEEAQKDRTGCMVAIRRLEGAEEYSCTYELVALNEVANREKKMPRSWINEAGNDVTQAFINYARPLIQGEVAIPYHNGLPAYVDIV
- a CDS encoding radical SAM protein encodes the protein MPLTSRCNLRCLFCSHRQNPPGVETWFLPPLKLDEVDTLLDFLDGERKIVIGESATRLIEGEPMTHPEFLEILTRVRRRFPSTPLEITTNGTFLTAKVAGVMAQLGPLEINLSLNSASPIGRRKLMGDKEAITAIAAPLVLREAGIPYHGSLVAMPWITGWQDFRKTILYLARSGARTIRIFLPGYTRLTQPEMQVPPYFREQMERELEYLRGQTEVPLLLEPPEPKDLSPVVEGVIPASPAHRAGLKRGDVILEVDGRQPRSRVEAHRMVSREGNRRIVVFKKQGQMAIALNLKVPKDGSGLTFTWDLDPDVLDILNEKQRRHRAGHILVMTSELAYEAVKGGISLLPGEWEIVKVKNIFFGGNIACAGLLTTEDYIAAWRQWSAVNFRPLDLIILPGISFDFFGNDLTGRHYSVLETVAGVPVETLDPNI
- a CDS encoding chromate transporter; this translates as MLKTLLDLFIGFGRATLLGYGGGPAIVPLYEHEAVNVYHWVTPEEFGQALAFGNALPGPIATKLTMYIGYKVAGWLGALVSLVAVTFPVFIIMVIFFAFLDKFKDSPTIKGMIAGIRPVVFVMLAMLAMEFAKYAFVPKETGPLSWLPFAIAAVYFIIVYYLNLSPLLGVIASLVLGGIFLR
- a CDS encoding cell division protein FtsA, whose translation is MAESPVFALDVGTRKVAGLVLVPGKKGYHIRAAAIVEHQQRAMLDGQIHDIPQVALAIQAVKEQLEKKLRMPLKEAAVAAAGRALKTERATAGEEISPATEISSQDVLALEAAAIQEAEKRLLTAGENQAAYHCVGYSVVGYSLDGHPIGNLVGQRGRRIATEVIATFLPRVVVDSLVASLQRAGLSMASLTLEPIAASAVAVPAAMRGLNLVLVDIGAGTSDIAITGQGTITGYAMVPSAGDEITEALAEALLLDFHTAEAVKRQLLKNDSITFTDIVGQKRTLPATAIVEVIKPAVVELARQIANQIILLNGRAPQAVLLVGGGSLTPGLPEALAGQLEIPPDRVAVRGREVLNGISGAKNLQGPQAITPIGIAITALKQEGLGLARVIVNGRPVHFLAGQQVTVTQALLAAGIPARTLYGRPGKGLGVEVNGRLTFLRGQPGQPGTVLINNSPATLDATVRPGDEIQVIPGRDGADACGTVGDLVPELAPITITFNGRQVTLEPLIIMNDNQVDYNTPLEDKARITYEPLDTVAHVLTRLGEPLEGTILLNGQPVRPEAPIKDGDNLVTGVEAAGQVITIILNGRPLTLKVQADDVLFADIFNYLDFPSTPPPGRKRLVMEVNGRPAEFTTPLAAGDQVTLRWDP